The Streptomyces sp. NBC_01197 genome window below encodes:
- a CDS encoding SCO1860 family LAETG-anchored protein produces the protein MNSNTFRMSARRMSARRTAAVCVAAALTAGPAALLAAAPAQAASGSDGKASAVVLRTGLDVSLLNKTVDVPLTVALNEVHAPASADRTALTAKLDGVDKGRPFSLLRADVATARATADRHKAEGYANVARASVHVPGLPLLSLIEVEKVTSKAVCEAGERPHAESNVLGHVTVLGKRITLSAGGTTQIHVPAVGDVTLGLSKTSTTSRTAAATALQLKVSVNPLKLNVADVRGEVTLAQATCESPKAAPSHHEGGGRPVEPTPATGAKEQTVADSKPAAAPEKENLAETGGSSMTPYIAGGAAALVLAGGGALAVARGRSRNKA, from the coding sequence TTGAACAGCAACACCTTCCGTATGTCCGCACGCAGAATGTCCGCACGCCGTACGGCTGCCGTCTGCGTGGCCGCCGCGCTGACCGCGGGCCCCGCGGCGCTGCTGGCCGCGGCACCCGCCCAGGCGGCCTCCGGCAGTGACGGAAAAGCGAGCGCGGTCGTGCTCCGTACCGGGCTCGACGTCTCGCTGCTCAACAAGACCGTCGATGTGCCGCTCACGGTCGCGCTCAACGAGGTGCACGCCCCGGCCAGTGCGGACAGGACGGCGCTGACCGCGAAGCTGGACGGCGTCGACAAGGGCCGCCCGTTCAGCCTGCTGCGCGCCGATGTCGCCACCGCCCGGGCGACGGCCGACCGGCACAAGGCGGAGGGGTACGCCAACGTCGCCCGCGCGTCGGTCCATGTCCCCGGGCTGCCGCTGCTGTCGCTGATCGAGGTCGAGAAGGTCACGTCGAAGGCGGTCTGCGAGGCCGGTGAGCGGCCGCACGCCGAGTCGAACGTGCTCGGCCATGTGACGGTGCTCGGCAAGAGGATCACGCTCTCCGCCGGTGGCACGACCCAGATCCATGTGCCCGCCGTCGGCGATGTGACGCTCGGCCTCTCGAAGACCAGCACGACGTCCCGTACGGCCGCTGCCACCGCACTGCAGCTCAAGGTGTCGGTCAACCCACTGAAGCTGAACGTCGCCGATGTCCGGGGCGAGGTCACCCTCGCTCAGGCGACCTGCGAGTCGCCGAAGGCCGCCCCGTCGCACCACGAGGGCGGCGGCCGGCCGGTGGAGCCCACCCCCGCCACCGGGGCCAAGGAGCAGACCGTGGCCGACTCGAAGCCCGCGGCCGCACCGGAGAAGGAGAACCTCGCGGAGACCGGCGGCAGCTCCATGACGCCGTACATCGCAGGCGGCGCGGCGGCCCTGGTCCTGGCCGGCGGCGGCGCGCTCGCGGTGGCACGCGGACGGAGCCGCAACAAGGCCTGA
- the thpD gene encoding ectoine hydroxylase, producing the protein MTEVLSNIRADLYPTRGASEVTTPRQDPVVWSQPGTAGPISQPELQGYERDGFLTVGELLTDDEVALYRAELDRLIADPAIRADERSIIEPKSQDVRSVFEVHRLSEVFAQLVRDERLLGRARQILGSDVYVHQSRINVKPGFGASGFYWHSDFETWHAEDGLANMRTVSVSVALTENYDTNGGLMIMPGSHQQFLGCAGETPKDNYKRSLQMQDAGIPSDKALTRMADAHGIRLFTGRAGSATWFDCNCMHGSGDNITPYARSNVFIVFNSVDNAAVEPFSAPIRRPEFIGARDFTPVK; encoded by the coding sequence ATGACCGAAGTACTGTCCAACATCCGGGCGGATCTCTATCCCACCCGCGGAGCGAGTGAAGTGACCACCCCCCGCCAGGACCCGGTGGTCTGGTCGCAGCCCGGCACGGCGGGCCCGATCTCGCAGCCGGAGCTCCAGGGCTACGAGCGGGACGGCTTCCTCACCGTCGGCGAGCTGCTCACGGACGACGAAGTGGCCCTCTACCGTGCGGAACTGGACCGGCTCATCGCCGACCCGGCCATCCGCGCCGACGAGCGCTCCATCATCGAGCCGAAGTCTCAGGACGTACGGTCGGTCTTCGAGGTGCACAGGCTCAGCGAGGTCTTCGCACAACTGGTGCGGGATGAGCGGCTGTTGGGCCGGGCCCGGCAGATCCTGGGATCGGACGTCTATGTCCACCAGTCCCGGATCAACGTCAAGCCGGGGTTCGGCGCCAGCGGCTTCTACTGGCACTCGGACTTCGAGACGTGGCACGCCGAGGACGGTCTGGCGAACATGCGGACGGTGTCCGTCTCGGTCGCGCTGACCGAGAACTACGACACCAACGGCGGCTTGATGATCATGCCGGGTTCGCACCAGCAATTCCTGGGGTGCGCGGGTGAGACGCCGAAGGACAACTACAAGCGGTCGCTCCAGATGCAGGACGCGGGCATCCCGTCGGACAAGGCGCTGACGCGGATGGCGGACGCCCACGGCATCAGGCTCTTCACCGGCCGGGCCGGTTCGGCCACCTGGTTCGACTGCAACTGCATGCACGGTTCGGGTGACAACATCACCCCGTACGCCCGCAGCAATGTCTTCATCGTGTTCAACAGTGTGGACAACGCGGCGGTGGAGCCCTTCTCGGCTCCGATCCGGCGGCCCGAGTTCATCGGGGCCCGGGACTTCACTCCGGTCAAGTGA
- the ectB gene encoding diaminobutyrate--2-oxoglutarate transaminase, which yields MTITPPALSVFETLESEVRSYCRSWPAVFDRAQGSYLHDEDGHTYLDFFAGAGSLNYGHNNPVIKRALIDYIERDGITHGLDMATTAKRAFLESFQNVILRPRDLPYKVMFPGPTGTNAVESALKLARKVKGRESVVSFTNAFHGMSLGSLAVTGNAFKRAGAGIPLVHGTPMPFDNYFDGQIPDFLWFERLLEDQGSGLNKPAAVIVETVQGEGGINVARAEWLRALQELCHRQDMLLIVDDIQMGCGRTGGFFSFEEAGITPDIVTLSKSISGYGLPMSLCLFKGELDVWEPGEHNGTFRGNNPAFVTATATLETYWADGQMEKQTLARGEQVERALLALVEENDGAGVSFRGRGLVWGIEFEDKPRATAVCRRAFELGLLLETSGPESEVVKLLPPLTVSTEELDEGLRILARSVRETA from the coding sequence GTGACCATCACCCCGCCCGCCCTGAGTGTCTTCGAGACCCTTGAGTCGGAGGTGCGCAGTTACTGCCGCAGCTGGCCGGCCGTGTTCGACCGGGCCCAGGGCAGCTACCTCCACGACGAGGACGGCCACACCTACCTCGACTTCTTCGCCGGGGCCGGATCGCTCAACTACGGCCACAACAACCCGGTGATCAAACGCGCCCTGATCGACTACATCGAGCGCGACGGCATCACCCACGGCCTGGACATGGCCACCACGGCGAAACGCGCCTTCCTGGAGTCCTTCCAGAACGTGATCCTCCGCCCGCGCGACCTGCCGTACAAGGTGATGTTCCCGGGCCCCACGGGCACCAACGCCGTCGAGTCGGCGCTGAAGCTGGCCCGCAAGGTCAAGGGCCGCGAGTCCGTCGTCTCGTTCACCAACGCCTTCCACGGCATGTCGCTCGGCTCGCTCGCCGTGACCGGCAACGCCTTCAAGCGGGCCGGCGCCGGTATCCCGCTGGTGCACGGCACGCCGATGCCGTTCGACAACTACTTCGACGGCCAGATCCCGGACTTCCTCTGGTTCGAGCGCCTGCTGGAGGACCAGGGCTCCGGTCTCAACAAGCCCGCCGCCGTGATCGTCGAGACGGTCCAGGGCGAGGGCGGCATCAACGTGGCGCGCGCCGAGTGGCTCCGCGCGCTCCAGGAGCTCTGCCACCGCCAGGACATGCTGCTGATCGTCGACGACATCCAGATGGGCTGCGGCCGCACCGGTGGCTTCTTCTCCTTCGAGGAAGCGGGCATCACCCCCGACATCGTGACGCTGTCGAAGTCCATCAGCGGCTACGGGCTGCCGATGTCGCTCTGCCTCTTCAAGGGCGAGCTCGACGTGTGGGAGCCGGGCGAGCACAACGGCACCTTCCGCGGCAACAACCCGGCGTTCGTCACCGCCACCGCGACCCTCGAGACGTACTGGGCCGACGGCCAGATGGAGAAGCAGACGCTGGCCCGCGGCGAGCAGGTCGAGCGTGCGCTGCTCGCCCTCGTCGAGGAGAATGACGGTGCCGGCGTGAGCTTCCGCGGCCGTGGCCTCGTCTGGGGCATCGAGTTCGAGGACAAGCCGCGTGCCACGGCCGTGTGCCGCCGCGCCTTCGAGCTCGGGCTGCTCCTCGAGACCTCCGGCCCGGAGAGCGAGGTCGTCAAACTGCTGCCGCCGCTGACCGTCTCCACCGAAGAACTGGACGAGGGCCTGAGGATCCTGGCCCGTTCCGTCCGCGAGACCGCCTGA
- a CDS encoding ectoine synthase, with amino-acid sequence MIVRSFKDVEGTDRHIKSKSGTWESKRIVLAKEKVGFSLHETILYAGTETSMWYANHIEAVLCTKGEAELTNDDTGEVHWIEPGTMYLLNGHEKHTLRPKTDFHCVCVFNPPVTGREDHDENGVYPLLTEEA; translated from the coding sequence GTGATTGTCCGATCGTTCAAGGACGTCGAGGGAACCGACCGCCACATCAAGTCCAAGTCGGGGACCTGGGAGAGCAAGCGCATCGTGCTCGCCAAGGAGAAGGTCGGCTTCTCCCTGCACGAGACCATCCTGTACGCGGGAACCGAGACGTCGATGTGGTACGCCAACCACATCGAGGCCGTGCTCTGCACCAAGGGCGAGGCCGAGCTCACCAACGACGACACCGGCGAGGTCCACTGGATCGAGCCCGGCACCATGTACCTGCTCAACGGGCACGAGAAGCACACTCTGCGTCCGAAGACCGATTTCCACTGCGTCTGTGTCTTCAACCCTCCGGTCACCGGACGGGAGGACCACGATGAGAACGGCGTTTACCCGCTGCTGACCGAGGAGGCCTGA
- a CDS encoding amidohydrolase family protein, whose amino-acid sequence MSDHTVLHVKGRVLVGPDDVRDELWVVGGRITYIRPAAEAVTVRGWVLPGLVDAHCHVGLDAHGAVDDATSEKQALGEREAGALLLRDAGSPSDTRWIDGRPDLPKIIRAGRHIARTRRYIRNFAHEIEPGDLVEYVAREARNGDGWVKLVGDWIDRETGDMSACWPRGEVEAAIAEAHRLGARVTAHCFAEDSLRDLVEAGIDCIEHATGLTDETIPLFAGRGVAIVPTLVNIATFPQLAAGGDAKYPRWSAHMRRLHERRYDTVRSAYDAGVPVYVGTDAGGSLPHGLVAEEAAELVKAGIPVSDVLSAASWGAREWLGRPGLTEGAPADLVVYGEDPRENVRVLGAPHRVVLEGRVVG is encoded by the coding sequence ATGAGCGATCACACGGTGCTGCATGTGAAGGGGCGGGTGCTGGTCGGGCCCGACGACGTCAGGGACGAGCTGTGGGTGGTCGGCGGGCGGATCACCTACATACGCCCGGCCGCGGAGGCCGTCACCGTGCGGGGGTGGGTGCTGCCCGGTCTGGTCGACGCGCACTGCCATGTCGGGCTCGACGCGCACGGCGCGGTCGACGACGCGACCAGCGAGAAGCAGGCGCTCGGCGAGCGGGAGGCAGGGGCGCTGCTGCTGCGCGACGCGGGGTCGCCGTCCGACACCCGCTGGATCGACGGCCGCCCCGACCTCCCGAAGATCATCCGGGCGGGCCGCCACATCGCGCGCACCCGCCGCTACATCCGCAACTTCGCCCATGAGATCGAACCGGGGGATCTCGTCGAGTACGTCGCCAGGGAGGCCCGCAACGGCGACGGCTGGGTCAAACTCGTCGGCGACTGGATCGACCGGGAAACCGGCGACATGTCCGCCTGCTGGCCGCGCGGGGAGGTGGAGGCGGCGATCGCCGAGGCGCACCGGCTCGGGGCCAGGGTCACCGCGCACTGCTTCGCCGAGGACTCGCTGCGCGACCTCGTGGAGGCGGGGATCGACTGCATCGAGCACGCCACCGGGCTGACCGACGAGACCATCCCGCTCTTCGCCGGCCGCGGGGTCGCGATCGTGCCGACGCTGGTGAACATCGCGACCTTCCCGCAGCTCGCCGCGGGCGGCGACGCCAAGTATCCGCGCTGGTCCGCCCATATGAGGCGGCTGCACGAACGCCGTTACGACACCGTCCGCTCCGCCTACGACGCGGGTGTGCCGGTCTACGTCGGTACGGACGCGGGCGGTTCGCTGCCGCACGGCCTGGTCGCCGAGGAGGCTGCGGAGCTGGTGAAGGCGGGCATCCCGGTGTCCGACGTGCTGTCGGCCGCGTCCTGGGGCGCCCGGGAGTGGCTGGGCAGGCCGGGGCTCACCGAGGGCGCGCCGGCCGACCTCGTGGTGTACGGCGAGGACCCGCGCGAGAACGTACGGGTGCTGGGCGCTCCGCACCGGGTGGTCCTCGAAGGCCGTGTGGTGGGGTGA
- the cobC gene encoding Rv2231c family pyridoxal phosphate-dependent protein CobC: MRPHTDVHDLRHHGDAEVRDCGPGGLTDLAVNVRAGTPPPWLRDHISGSLGGLAAYPDGRAARAAVAARHRLPVERVLLTAGAAEAFVLIARALPVRRPVVVHPQFTEPEAALRDAGHTVRRVLLRADDGFRLDPAAVPEAADLVVVGNPTNPTSVLHPAGTLAALAAPGRLLVVDEAFMDAVPGERESLADRTDVPGLIVLRSLTKTWGLAGLRIGYVLAGPETVELLARAQPLWPVSTPALAAAEACSAAPALAEAELAAHAIAADRAHLLAGLAEFDEVCAVEAAEGPFVLVRMARADQVRARLRQLGFAARRGDTFPGLGPEWLRLAVRDRATTNRFLQALDQALSGVSG, translated from the coding sequence ATGCGCCCACACACTGACGTCCACGATCTGCGGCACCACGGCGACGCCGAGGTACGGGACTGCGGTCCCGGCGGCCTCACCGACCTCGCGGTCAATGTCAGGGCGGGCACTCCCCCGCCCTGGCTCAGGGACCATATATCGGGGTCGCTCGGCGGCCTGGCCGCGTATCCGGACGGGCGGGCCGCCAGAGCCGCGGTGGCCGCCCGGCACCGGCTGCCGGTCGAACGGGTCCTGCTGACGGCCGGCGCCGCCGAGGCGTTCGTGCTGATCGCCCGCGCCCTTCCGGTGCGCAGACCCGTGGTCGTGCATCCGCAGTTCACCGAGCCGGAGGCGGCGCTGCGCGACGCCGGGCACACGGTGCGGCGGGTGCTGCTGCGTGCGGACGACGGTTTCCGGCTGGATCCGGCCGCCGTCCCCGAAGCGGCGGACCTGGTGGTGGTCGGCAATCCGACCAACCCGACGTCCGTGCTGCATCCGGCCGGGACGCTCGCCGCGCTGGCGGCGCCGGGGCGGCTGCTGGTGGTCGACGAGGCGTTCATGGACGCGGTGCCCGGCGAGCGCGAGTCGCTCGCGGACCGTACGGATGTGCCGGGCCTGATCGTCCTGCGCAGCCTCACCAAGACCTGGGGGCTCGCCGGGCTGCGGATCGGCTATGTGCTGGCCGGTCCGGAGACCGTGGAACTGCTGGCGCGCGCACAGCCGTTGTGGCCGGTGTCCACTCCGGCGCTGGCCGCGGCCGAGGCGTGCTCGGCGGCTCCCGCGCTCGCCGAGGCGGAGCTCGCCGCGCACGCGATAGCCGCGGACCGCGCCCATCTGCTGGCCGGTCTCGCGGAGTTCGACGAGGTATGCGCGGTGGAGGCGGCCGAGGGCCCCTTCGTACTCGTCCGGATGGCGCGTGCCGACCAAGTGCGCGCCCGGCTGCGGCAGTTGGGCTTCGCGGCCCGGCGCGGTGACACCTTTCCTGGGCTCGGGCCCGAGTGGCTGCGGCTCGCGGTGCGCGACCGCGCGACGACCAACCGGTTCCTGCAGGCGCTCGACCAGGCGCTGAGCGGAGTCTCCGGCTGA
- a CDS encoding mandelate racemase/muconate lactonizing enzyme family protein: MKITDVDVWVVNLPLVNPFTSSFETKTGETRTVVRIRTDAGVDGWGETMWGRPVAAIVKALAADLIGTSPFALESFHRKQHMVPFFHGYLGYAAIAALDVACWDAMGKASGQSVTDLLGGAVRDEVPITALVTRADAPGVAADGLPQALAEHTARVVAEGGFDAVKLKGTRDVAGDVAILRAVREALPRVNLRVDPNAAWSVPDSVRAGIALEELDLEYLEDPCVGIEGMSQVHAKVRIPLCTNMCVVRFEEFAPAIRLNAVDVIHGDVYKWGGIAATKALAAHCETFGLGMNLHSGGELGIATAAHLAVVSSTPVLSRAIDSMYYLHADDIIEPLHLEAGRLRVPTGPGLGVSVDEEKLRHFAGVNEREGDLTG; this comes from the coding sequence ATGAAGATCACTGATGTCGACGTGTGGGTTGTGAACCTTCCGCTGGTCAACCCGTTCACCAGCTCGTTCGAGACCAAGACGGGGGAGACCCGTACGGTGGTGCGGATCCGTACCGACGCGGGTGTCGACGGCTGGGGCGAGACGATGTGGGGCCGACCGGTGGCGGCGATCGTCAAGGCGCTCGCAGCGGACCTGATCGGCACCAGTCCGTTCGCCCTGGAGAGCTTCCACCGCAAACAGCACATGGTGCCGTTCTTCCACGGCTACCTGGGCTACGCGGCCATCGCCGCCCTGGACGTGGCCTGCTGGGACGCGATGGGCAAGGCATCGGGGCAGTCCGTCACGGACCTGCTGGGCGGTGCGGTACGCGACGAGGTCCCCATCACCGCACTGGTCACCCGTGCCGACGCACCCGGAGTGGCCGCGGACGGGCTGCCGCAAGCGCTGGCCGAGCACACCGCACGGGTGGTGGCCGAAGGCGGCTTCGACGCGGTCAAGCTCAAGGGCACCAGGGACGTCGCCGGTGACGTCGCCATCCTGCGGGCCGTCCGCGAGGCCCTGCCCCGGGTGAACCTGCGGGTCGACCCGAACGCGGCCTGGTCGGTCCCCGACTCGGTGCGGGCCGGGATCGCCCTGGAGGAACTGGACCTGGAGTACCTGGAGGACCCCTGCGTCGGCATCGAGGGCATGAGCCAGGTGCACGCCAAGGTCCGGATCCCGCTCTGCACCAACATGTGCGTCGTCCGCTTCGAAGAGTTCGCCCCGGCGATACGGCTGAACGCCGTCGACGTGATCCACGGCGACGTCTACAAGTGGGGCGGCATCGCCGCGACCAAGGCGCTCGCCGCCCACTGCGAGACGTTCGGGCTCGGGATGAACCTGCACAGCGGCGGCGAACTGGGCATCGCGACCGCGGCGCATCTGGCCGTCGTCTCCAGCACACCGGTCCTCTCGCGGGCGATCGACAGCATGTACTACCTGCACGCCGACGACATCATCGAACCGCTGCACCTCGAAGCCGGCCGGCTGCGGGTGCCCACCGGGCCCGGCCTGGGTGTGAGTGTGGACGAGGAGAAGCTGCGCCACTTCGCCGGGGTCAACGAGCGCGAAGGAGACCTGACCGGATGA
- a CDS encoding cobalamin biosynthesis protein gives MSAARPGPARAPAARAQGPGPDLVVGVGASRGVRAGEVAGLIAAALRDAGLSPLDVAELATVETRAAEPGLVAAAVRLGVPLRPYSAAALARIVVPHPSDRSRAAVGTPSVAEAAALAAGGQLLVPKRKSAPRGRPAMATCAVVRREPQAPGPGHRMTPPGGTADPGLPQQPHVHPDDERHHLHHHGSHAPTH, from the coding sequence GTGTCCGCTGCCCGCCCGGGCCCGGCGCGTGCGCCGGCCGCGCGCGCACAGGGCCCCGGACCGGACCTGGTCGTGGGCGTCGGTGCCTCCCGCGGGGTCCGCGCCGGCGAGGTCGCCGGGCTGATCGCGGCCGCCCTGCGGGACGCCGGTCTTTCGCCGCTCGACGTCGCCGAGCTGGCGACCGTGGAGACCAGGGCCGCCGAACCGGGGCTGGTCGCCGCCGCCGTGCGACTGGGGGTGCCGCTGCGTCCGTACAGCGCCGCCGCGCTCGCCCGGATCGTGGTGCCCCACCCGTCGGACAGGTCGCGGGCCGCGGTCGGCACCCCGTCGGTCGCGGAGGCCGCCGCGCTCGCCGCCGGAGGCCAACTGCTCGTTCCGAAGCGGAAGTCGGCGCCGCGCGGCCGGCCGGCGATGGCGACCTGCGCCGTCGTACGCCGGGAACCGCAAGCACCGGGCCCGGGGCACCGGATGACGCCGCCCGGCGGCACGGCGGATCCGGGACTTCCACAACAGCCCCACGTCCACCCTGATGACGAGAGGCACCACCTTCACCACCATGGCAGTCATGCGCCCACACACTGA
- a CDS encoding ZIP family metal transporter: MAVFVALGAFLMTLVGGWTAQRVTDKRHLVLGLAGGLMLGVVGLDLLPEALRAAGGEIFGVPAALLLFVAGFLVAHLVERLLAVRQAAHGAAEERVPQVGLTAAAAMVGHSLMDGVAIGAAFQVGNGMGAAVAIAVVTHDFADGFNTYTLTSLYGNARRKAVFMLVADALAPVVGAASTLLFTLPEQPLGCYLGFFGGVLLYLAAAEILPEAHHEHPARSTLLCTVAGVAFIWLVVGVAG; the protein is encoded by the coding sequence ATGGCGGTCTTCGTCGCGCTCGGCGCGTTCCTGATGACGCTTGTCGGTGGCTGGACGGCCCAGCGGGTCACCGACAAGCGTCATCTGGTGCTGGGCCTGGCCGGCGGTCTGATGCTCGGTGTGGTCGGGCTCGACCTGCTGCCCGAGGCGCTGCGTGCGGCGGGCGGCGAGATCTTCGGTGTGCCCGCCGCGCTGCTGCTGTTCGTCGCGGGGTTCCTCGTCGCCCACCTGGTGGAGCGGCTGCTCGCGGTGCGCCAGGCGGCGCACGGCGCGGCGGAGGAGCGGGTGCCCCAGGTCGGGCTGACGGCGGCGGCCGCGATGGTCGGCCACAGTCTGATGGACGGCGTCGCGATCGGCGCCGCCTTCCAGGTGGGCAACGGGATGGGAGCCGCCGTGGCCATCGCGGTGGTCACCCACGACTTCGCCGACGGCTTCAACACGTACACCCTGACCAGCCTGTACGGGAACGCGCGGCGCAAGGCGGTCTTCATGCTGGTCGCCGATGCGCTGGCTCCCGTGGTGGGTGCGGCGTCGACCCTCCTGTTCACTCTTCCGGAGCAGCCGCTCGGCTGCTATCTCGGCTTCTTCGGCGGTGTTCTGCTCTATCTCGCCGCCGCCGAGATCCTGCCCGAGGCACACCACGAACACCCGGCCCGCTCCACGCTGCTCTGTACCGTGGCGGGGGTGGCGTTCATCTGGCTGGTGGTGGGCGTCGCGGGCTGA
- a CDS encoding RidA family protein, whose protein sequence is MSQAPGQHTEQQRGQHPEQQPAQRYPEQQPAQRRSGAKQAVHSAHAPRPAGAYGQGVLAGGFLYTAGFGPQDPATGEVPGTVGPQTAQVLRNVRSVLAERGLSLDDVVKVTVHLADLHRDFAAFDAAYGEFFTAPYPVRTTVGSELMDILVEIDVVAYAGE, encoded by the coding sequence ATGAGCCAGGCACCGGGACAGCACACGGAACAGCAGCGGGGCCAGCACCCGGAACAGCAGCCCGCCCAGCGGTACCCGGAACAGCAGCCCGCACAGCGGCGGAGCGGCGCCAAGCAGGCGGTGCACAGCGCGCACGCGCCACGCCCCGCCGGGGCCTATGGCCAGGGCGTGCTGGCCGGAGGATTCCTGTACACGGCGGGCTTCGGCCCGCAGGACCCGGCGACCGGGGAAGTGCCCGGCACGGTCGGGCCGCAGACCGCCCAGGTGCTGCGCAATGTCCGCTCGGTGCTCGCCGAGCGCGGGCTGTCTCTGGACGACGTCGTCAAGGTGACCGTGCATCTGGCAGACCTCCACCGGGACTTCGCCGCGTTCGACGCGGCGTACGGGGAGTTCTTCACGGCGCCGTACCCGGTGCGCACCACGGTGGGCTCCGAGCTGATGGACATCCTGGTCGAAATCGATGTGGTGGCCTACGCCGGTGAGTGA
- a CDS encoding pyridoxal-phosphate-dependent aminotransferase family protein translates to MTHPFLDLAPLTPAHFAAIERQTASLLGTRQDVVIMQGEALLPLEGCIRAGARPGSTALNVITGPYGQTFGNWLRDCGVTVVDLAVPFHTAVTAAQVREALAARPEIDFVSLVHAEAATGNTNPVAEIGEAVRAHGALFMLDAVASVGAEPLLPDVWGVDLCVIGAQKAMGGPAGVSAVSVSERAWQRFAENPGAPRRSYLSLLDWKERWIDAGRTALPHAPAQLEMLALGACLERIESEGPAAVMDRHARAAAATRAGALALGGGLAPFVREARDAAPVATTLRTPAGVDASELVAKALAADPTLPLIAGGGALAGEMVRINHYGPDAAQGVVQSSLAALGAALSDATAAAGPASGGPAAAVDLEAARGAVTAAWQRG, encoded by the coding sequence GTGACGCACCCCTTCCTTGACCTCGCCCCGCTCACCCCCGCGCACTTCGCCGCGATCGAGCGGCAGACGGCCTCGCTGCTCGGCACCCGGCAGGACGTCGTGATCATGCAGGGGGAGGCGCTGCTGCCGCTTGAGGGATGCATCCGCGCCGGCGCCAGGCCGGGCTCCACCGCGCTCAATGTGATCACCGGGCCGTACGGCCAGACCTTCGGCAACTGGCTGCGCGACTGCGGGGTCACCGTGGTCGACCTGGCCGTGCCGTTCCACACCGCGGTAACAGCGGCCCAGGTGCGCGAGGCGCTCGCTGCCCGCCCGGAGATCGACTTCGTGTCCCTGGTCCACGCGGAGGCGGCGACCGGCAACACCAATCCGGTCGCGGAGATCGGTGAGGCGGTACGGGCGCACGGCGCGCTCTTCATGCTGGACGCGGTCGCTTCGGTGGGCGCTGAGCCGCTGCTGCCGGACGTCTGGGGCGTCGACCTCTGCGTGATCGGCGCGCAGAAGGCGATGGGCGGTCCCGCCGGGGTGTCGGCGGTCTCGGTGAGCGAGCGCGCCTGGCAGCGGTTCGCGGAGAACCCGGGGGCTCCGCGCCGCTCGTACCTGTCGCTCCTCGACTGGAAGGAGCGCTGGATCGACGCGGGGCGTACCGCGCTGCCGCACGCGCCCGCCCAGCTGGAGATGCTGGCGCTGGGGGCCTGTCTGGAGCGGATCGAGTCGGAGGGCCCCGCGGCGGTGATGGACCGGCACGCACGGGCCGCGGCGGCCACCCGGGCCGGGGCGCTCGCCCTGGGTGGCGGACTGGCGCCGTTCGTGCGTGAGGCACGGGACGCGGCCCCGGTGGCCACCACACTCCGCACCCCGGCCGGGGTCGATGCGTCGGAGCTGGTCGCGAAGGCCCTGGCGGCCGACCCGACGCTGCCGCTGATCGCGGGCGGCGGGGCGCTGGCCGGGGAGATGGTGCGGATCAACCACTACGGACCGGACGCCGCCCAGGGCGTGGTGCAGTCCTCGCTCGCGGCACTGGGTGCCGCGCTGAGCGACGCCACAGCGGCGGCTGGACCGGCTTCGGGCGGTCCGGCGGCTGCCGTGGACCTGGAGGCCGCGCGCGGCGCCGTTACGGCGGCCTGGCAGCGCGGCTGA
- the ectA gene encoding diaminobutyrate acetyltransferase, with the protein MTAAQEDLVRARSEFHEIDTPRVEDGAAIWRIARDSEVLDLNSSYSYLLWCRDFAATSVVARDTAGAPIGFVTGYVRPDRPEALVVWQVAVDQAYRGQGLAGVLLDGLIAKVTARGVVRELETTISPDNTASDRLFRSFAERHGATVEREVLFDGGLFPEGTHQPEVLYRISPVSA; encoded by the coding sequence ATGACCGCCGCGCAAGAAGACCTTGTACGTGCCCGTAGCGAATTCCACGAGATAGACACCCCACGAGTGGAGGACGGAGCCGCGATCTGGCGCATCGCCCGCGACTCCGAGGTGCTGGACCTCAACTCCTCGTACAGCTACCTGCTGTGGTGTCGCGACTTCGCAGCGACCTCCGTGGTGGCGCGTGACACGGCCGGTGCCCCCATCGGCTTCGTCACCGGATATGTCCGCCCCGACCGCCCCGAAGCCCTTGTCGTCTGGCAGGTAGCCGTCGACCAGGCATATCGCGGCCAGGGCCTCGCCGGCGTACTGCTGGACGGCCTGATCGCCAAGGTGACCGCCAGGGGGGTGGTCCGGGAGCTGGAAACCACCATTTCCCCGGACAACACCGCGTCCGACCGCCTGTTCCGCTCGTTCGCAGAGCGTCACGGGGCGACAGTGGAACGTGAAGTGCTCTTCGACGGCGGACTGTTCCCCGAAGGGACGCACCAGCCGGAAGTGCTGTACCGCATCAGCCCCGTCTCGGCCTGA